A window of Pseudophryne corroboree isolate aPseCor3 chromosome 1, aPseCor3.hap2, whole genome shotgun sequence genomic DNA:
TGTTTTCGTATATTGTAGTCCCAAGGTCTTTGAAGTCTTAATATGGATGAAATTATTTTTCACTAGAATTTCACTCTTCTGCACCTGGATTTACAGTACTGATGAAAATACCAGAGATTATATGTTATCGAACTTGGCACCCAAAAAATGCAACTTGGTGAgggtgatgtatcaaaccttggagagagataaagtaccaacaaatccacTTCTTACTATGGGGATGGTCGCATGCTCGCAGAGCTCCCATCCTCTGCCCCAAATTCCGGGTTCACCTGCTGCATCCAAGGGGTGCCATTCCATTTCCGTGTACGGTTGCCTGCCAACCATCTGGAGATGGCCGGAGATTCCCGCTGACTGTCCTGAAATACCCACTAGTGGCGGCTGGAGCTCACTGTCTTGGAAATGGGGTTCTACAAATGGCTCACACTGACATGGTGAACCTTGCGTCTGGGCCCCTGCTCTGCCCGCTACCTCCTTCCGAGCTGTGCCCAAGGGGCGCATCCACTGCCCGCAAAGAGCCCTGATCTCTGGGTGAGCTGAGCGAGGACCCAAAGTGGAAAGCATTGGGACAGGATTGCCCCTCCAGCTCAGGATCCAGAGGTGTAACTGCACTGGGTGAAAAGAGGGAGAGAGCGTAACAGCAGGTCACCATCTTGCTGCCTTTTCCTTCCATGGCCATCTGCCCACTCTGGGAGCTGCATCGCCCACCTGGACACTGTCTCTGCACTGCTAGCTGCCTGCTTTGTTTGCAGCCCCTGACTGTAGTCCCCTCTCATGGATCTGCGATTTAGGAGTGCTTTCCTGCTGAagccgctgcacgccattgctccaggGGCCCACATCGCTCACTACTGGATCTCACTTGGACTCCTTTCAACCCTGACCCTGCTGCTAGCTGCTTTGCCTGAGATGCTTTACTTTAATTACTGTGTGCTTATCAATTACTACCTCTTTGTCTGCCATTATTTTATGCCCTAGCTACTGCTGGGGTTTTGTTTtgggttgtttttctttttttcttacttTGTATTGCCACCCCATATCATTCTACTACACAAGTGTCCATTCTCCCAGATGTGCCTTGGGTCTGTGTATGGCTTATCTtccgtagtgtgcccaacatgactGCCTCATCTGATATGCTTGTGAAAGAGATGAAAAAATGTATGGACCTGACTGTTATGTTACACTACCCCTAGCattaggactctgcaaccacccattttgtgtcatctcttctaggggtaaccTTTCCACCCAGGTTTAATCTTacgtagtgcgcccaagatggctgcctcatctggtacctttaGTGGGTGGACTATAgatcccatggaagttattacccaaaatgtctgcatcaTGCTGGCAGTTTGCTTTATTGTGCGCTCTAGTTTCTGTTGTTCTTAATTTatgtttgtgtgatttttttttaaaagcagtAATACGAAATCCTTGTTCTAtataccattattattatttttttattttttttatgtctgtaaagcgACTGAACCCTATGGGAGAAAagccctatataaataaaattattactgCCCTTTTTCACAGGCTGTGACAAAATGAGAATATggggctgattggtactttatgtatttccgcttttatctctctccagggtttgatacatctccccagaaTGTGTAAAACAGTGTTAAGGTTTTGTATTTAACTatatttttatatctatatatttctTTTTATCCATTATTAGATGTGAGAACTGTATGCAGCATTTCCGCACTCACCGATCCCTGTTTAAGCACCTCCATGTGTGTACTGACAACTCTAGACGCTCAGGGTCCCAAAGCACCACCCCACTGTCTTCTCCAGCTGATGCTAAACCTGCAATGCCAGTGGGACCAGTGGGTCGCCACACTAGTGTTATCCAATGTATCAAGAAGGAAACCCCTTACccagtgtctgatgatattcctacGACATCCATTGCTTCAGCTTCCACCCTTCCTGGGGGTCACCTTCCCTCATTGAGCAATCTGGTCTCTCAGGCTACTAATGCCTTTCCTATTCTTGACCCTTCTCTGTTTACGGGCCGTCTCCCAGGTCCATCCCCATCATCTGTTACTGGATCCTATCTTCCTTATATCCACCCATCCGCATACAGCTTACCTCAGGCTACCATCTCGCAGAGACTAAGACCGTTCCTAGCAAACCAAGGACTGCCTGCTTCCAACGCCATGTGGAAGAAGAACCAAGGTCAGGCCGATAGTTTATGATGATTGTTATACACTCTAGCAAACTCTATATAGATTTAGAATAAACTAATCAAAGGTGACTGTGGGCAGTTTAAGCAATTGCCTGTCCTGATTTGTGGAAGATTTCTTTctgaaaataattaaaaaaatatatatatataattttttcgtATTCCCaggcattggggtcgattcaattcggcaacttaagaatagcgctgggaattagctcccaacgctattcaattcagctaaagttaagtcggcgaaagcccattctcgccgacttaacgggtagttttgtcgggagaatgggcattctctgaCTAAACTACCCgcagcgatgctgattcccgacggaatcagcctcgcgccggccgcgcagcagcacttttgtcggttttcttctctcaccccccggggatgagagaagaattcctgacaattgcgggtaactagccgctgaattgaatagcgtcgggagctaattcccggcgctattcttaagttgctgaattgaatcgaccccattgcatTCTTTGGTTGATGGTGCTTCATTCAATGTTGCCTTATTCATAATATACAGGATGTAGTCAGGATCTAGACGCTGCGAATTCAGATAGATCCCCAAGGGGAATATGAGGGCTGGAGTCTAGGGGGAAGGAAGGGTGGTTTACTTTACGGATAGACTGATGCGACTAGAATGCCCCAGGAGATTAAATTTATATGCaacacatatatactgtgtgactgagtttGCATATGAAGCACAacgaaattggggggggggggggaggggggaagctgctgctgctgctacattaaCTCATTCATACAAGTGTGGCATATCAAATAAGCATAGTCTCTCTGTGCAtactagtcacattgcattgtggCGAAGACTCATTTATGGCAAAAAATATTGGCTCAGGCAGAGTCTCGTGAACTGGCGTGCCTAGAGGgactgtttggcgcgactgcagcaatgatgtataaaGACGCATCTGTATTTTGTTGCTTGTTCATTTTTCCACTTATATCCGAACCAAAAACCCTTTAATACTGAACGTTTCACTAATATTAGTCCTGTTTTCTTATATATTTTAGCCTCCCAAACACTAACTAGCTGAATCATTGACAGTTCTAACATCAGTGATGtggttgtgtgttttgtttttgggggATTTCCacccaaaaaaatattttatagcTTTAAATGACAACTCTATTTTCAAAAACATTGTTTTGAAAGTATTCTTTATTTTGTAGCTTAAATATCAGTACACAGTGAGATTATGGCtgtcttcgattttgactatgcaatatgGACTATGccatatgtgcgattttgactatacaggttgagtatcccttatccaaaatgcttgggaccagaggtattttggatatgggatttttccgtattttggaataattgcataccataatgagatatgatgccgatgggacctaaatctaagcacagaatgcatttatgttacatatactccttatacacacagcctgatagtaattttagccaatatttttttataactttgtgcattaaacagagtgtgtgtacattcacacaattcatttatgttccatatacaccttatacacacaacctgaaggtcatttaatacaatatttttaataagtttgtgtattaaacaaagtttgtgtacattgagccatcagaaaacaaaggtttcactatctcacttgcactcaaaaaagtccgtatttcggaatattctgtatttcggaatatttggatatgggatactcaacctgtactttagtattcgattaaaaaaaaaaattttttttgatttgcctgcacagtccATCTAACCTTACAATACGGACtatgcatcgggatcgcaaggtgacgaaCACCTTGTGATTTGCAGTaattttccttgcgattttgactgtatagtcaaaattgcaaggataaATCTGTGTATGTACCTTTTTATGCTGGtcatacatgctacaattatctgcCCGATATCAGCAGTATGTATGACCGACCCAAAAATATCAATCGGTTGGGCATGCCAGATTGTCCAGCATGTCCCTCCCTATGTGATATTTTCAAGTGTCATGTCTGCCGCATTGGGCAGTGTATGCCCTACAGTGGCCGACCGGTGGACATTCCCCTGTTACTTCACATGGGAAGGagtggggaaatgtctcctccccaggagTGAAGTGCAGATATAACATGACATGCACTGTGAGAGCTCTTGTTTAGTGGAAAGTGGCCTTCTAGGGGTGGCCAATAATTGTACCATCAATCTATGCTAGATTCAGAACTAGGAGGTATGTGCACCAGACATAAAATGCAGAGCTGGATGACGCTGGCATACATATGGATTTTTAAGGTTTAAGTAAATTCTATTGGGGTTTGAAGCCAAATCTTATTCCTTTTTATACCTCCTTATCCGATATCTGAAatccttgctttttttttttttttttcccctcccagGGCATTTAAACAACAGTCGCATAGTTTGGGAGCACACACGGGGCAGCTACAAGTGTATGCAATGCAGCTTTTCAACAGCAACTAGGGACCAAATGGATAAACACATTGAGGCCCTCCATAAgaaccctccctccagcagacttcAGGATGAAATAGGTGGGTAAATtacatgttaggttttttttttattacattttattataaACTAAACAGTGTCCTGTAATATAGAGCAGTAAGTCATTTGTTTTGGAAATCTATGTTTAATAATATATTCAGTGGGGACAGGTGTGTACTATTTAACTGGGCCTAGGCTTGTTGGAGGGGGCTGTGTGGTCACGCCGCACACATTTGGTCACGCCCTGGTACCCAGCCCGCCAGCTCTTGATGGCCACGTGTGTGTGGCCAGGAATGAGGAGATGTTTATGGGGGAACTTGTGGCACTCCGTGAATGTGCGTTATATTTATTTTTAAGATGGATGGAGACTCATTGAATGCATGAGCTGTGCATCAAAAACATTTCATTGTAATAAGATCCTGCAAATCCCTGGCCATGCAAAATTAAAAAGTGGAAATTTGTTGCTTTTACTGAATACATCGAAAAACTGTTTTTGACAAACACTGGCGTGTACATTAGTAACAGAGAGCCTGATTCAGAAACATATGAAAATGCATTTACAGATGCACATTTGCATGCAACGGCTATGCAAACATATGGAAATGTCACTGCCACCTCGATTTGTATTGAGATGTCCACCAACTGCTGCGTACCAAGATGTGGCAACCATCCCAGCGCAGTTGACTATCAAAGTTCTGAGTATTCCTATGGTAACATGGGAAGGAAGATACCGGAGACATTGCGGCTGCAACTGTGATCCTGTATACAGCGGCAAACACTCCCCCAAAACTGTTGCAACGCATCTACGTTTTTGCGGTTACTCCCTTTTGACTGGTAATTGCTTTGCAAATCCTCTCTGTGACCACCGCCACAAGACCATTGCAACACAGGCAAAGcgtgacttaggggcagatgtattaagcctggataagtggaaggtgataacacaccagccaatcggtgCTGATTTGAAAAAATACAGTTagtactgattggctggtgcattatcaccttccacttatcactgccccttaaggggggtgcacacggagagatgcgtgcttaaattctaagcaatttgactagattgcttagaaattaagcacggatctctcagtgtgtagggTGCCTGCGACAGTGATGGGCGGTCCCGTACGCTGATATCTCTAGCTCTGATGCCAAAtctaatctagtgagatcgctcatttcatcgCTGGGAGAAATGTGCGCCCTCCTCGATCCGCACACATCACGCTGACTGCTGAGCAGGGGAAGAGACCACTCGGCACACATCTCCCCTCTGTGTATGAGGCTTTAGGCACTGGCACAGACTGCTGATCACCACTGAACTACATACATCTCTCGATTAGTCCATGAATGGCtacgtgactttttttttttttttatattctgtacTAGAAATTTCAGTAACTGTTACATCTAGAATAAGTAATGTTCCATTATTAGGTCTTTTCAGCAGCTGAGTATGTCATGTATATAGCAGAGTACCCAGAAACGTTAACCCCCAGCATGTTGTTTGTTTCTTTTTGTAGATTATGACCTTGAACTTCTCCCTTTCCACTCCAAGCTCCCTGCTGAAATGGACTCCAGTCTCTTACCCCAGGTCTGATGGGCAGTACACTAGCAGCTTTTACCCTTTCTTACAGACTGTGTAACACAATTGATGACTGACTGTCCATTAGTGAAAACAAAATCCAACTGCTCTACTTTTAAGAACAATAAGATGCTTTGACAGGGACAATGGATGCTGAACAATAGGATGTATGGACATGTATTGAAGAAACTCAAGCGGAAGGCACATGACAgtcctttgtttttttgttttgtattttcccCCCTTCTGTAATTTTTGATGTATAAATCAGATAAGCTTAAGTAATGGTCAGACACTTAATATTTTCTTGAAATATTCTACAGTCTAAAGTATTTGATGGGTTCTCAC
This region includes:
- the ZNF414 gene encoding zinc finger protein 414, whose translation is MQDLMSHLKAHYKPNRYFKCENCMQHFRTHRSLFKHLHVCTDNSRRSGSQSTTPLSSPADAKPAMPVGPVGRHTSVIQCIKKETPYPVSDDIPTTSIASASTLPGGHLPSLSNLVSQATNAFPILDPSLFTGRLPGPSPSSVTGSYLPYIHPSAYSLPQATISQRLRPFLANQGLPASNAMWKKNQGHLNNSRIVWEHTRGSYKCMQCSFSTATRDQMDKHIEALHKNPPSSRLQDEIDYDLELLPFHSKLPAEMDSSLLPQV